A window of Pseudomonas denitrificans (nom. rej.) genomic DNA:
ACCGGACGCCTGGTACAACAGCAACAGCGGGGAAATGGCGCTCTGCTACGAGCGCCTGCAGCACTTCCGCGAAATGGCCGAAAACCTGCCGCGCCTGCGTACGCCGGTGACGCGGCAGTGCCCCGGCCCGGCAGGACTCAGGCCGGGCGGATGCTGAAGCCGATACGCGGGAAGTGCACGTGGACGGTCCCGGCGCGCGGGTCTTCGCGGCGCAGGATCAGGCTTTCCAGCCCGGCGTGCAGCAGCTCGCCTTCCACCGGGTCGCAGCCGTAGTCGGTGGCGGCGATTACCACGCGCTGGCCGGCCTTGAAGCCGTTGGGATCGACGAAGGCCTCTTCCGGCAGTGCCGCCGGCTGGCTGTCTCGAGCCACGGCGATGGCTTGCTCGGCGCTCATCTCGCTGGCGGCACCGTGGCCGAAGCCCAGGACGCGGCCGAGCCAGGCAGCGACCGACGGGTAATCGTCCACCAGCGGCGCGGTGACCGGCGTGCCTTTGAGGAACCACAGGCAGTGCGCCAGGGCGAAATCGGCGATGGAGGGTTCGCCGAACAGGAAGTCGCCCTCCTCGCGGGCCAGTTGCTCCTCGACGCGGGCCATGAAGGCCGGCCACTGGTGCTTGGCCTGCTCGGCCGGCAGCTTGCTGGCGGTGCCGCCGCTGAACAGCTGGCTGCGGTCGGCGACGAAGGCCTGGAGGAACTGCGGCGGCAGCTTGCCGAAGCGCATGGCGATGGATTCGGGCTGGAACACCAGGCTGACGGCATGCTGGAAGATTACCGAGTCGGCCCACAGGGCGAAGCTGGCCGAGGTGAATTCGTGGCCTTCGGGGAACAGCGCCGGCACGGCCTTTTCCTGCTCCAGGCGGCGGGCGATCAGCGCGGTGTCGCAGTAGATGTCGGCGCCGACCTGCAGCACCGGGGTCTTGCGGTAGCCACCGGTGAGGGCCATGAGGTCCGGCTTGGGCATCAGCGGCGGGATGGTCACCGAGCGCCAGGACAGCTGCTTGAAGCCCAGCATCAGACGCGCCTTTTCGGCGAAGGGCGAAGTCGGGTAGTGGTGCAGGATCAGCTCGGACATGGGGGGCTCCAGCGGCCGGAAGGTGGTCCGGCAGCTTAACCCTTACGTAGGACGACTCCTACCTCATCCCTCGGATAGGACGACATCCACGGCGCTGATGGTGAAGGGATTGGCCAGCACCAGGCGCTCCTTGGCCTTCTTGGTCAGCGCCTTGATCGCGCGCTCGCGGCGCAGGGCGTCGCCCTTGCCGGCGCAGGCCTCGACATAGACCAGCGCCTGGGCCGGGCTGGAATGGAAGAAGCGCGCGCCCTTGCCGGTACGATGGGTTTCGAAGCGCCGTTGCGCGTCGTCGCTGATGCCGCAGTACAGCGCGCCGTTCTCGGCGCGCACCAGGTAGACGAACCAGGGTTTGGGCTCGGCGGCGGTCACGACGCCCAGACCCGCGCCTGCATGCGGTCGCAGTAGGCGACCAGGCGCTCGTAGCTGCGCGCCATGTCGTTGAGCGGGGTTTCCAGGGTGCTGAGGATCAGGTTGGCCAGCACGCCGTAGGTCGCCGCATCGGCGCTGCACGGCTGGGCGCCGCCGAAGTACGGCAGGTCGCCGAGCATGCCGTCCAGGGCTTCGAGGTCGTCACGGGCGAAGCCCAGCAGTTCCTCGCGGCTGTGGCGCAGCAGGCCGCGGCCCTTGAGGTCGCCGCGAATCTTGCGTTGCAGCATCGCCCCCACCACCGGCCGCAGCGGCCCGGGCACGCCGCGCAACATCACGTCCTTCACCTGGCGGAAGCCCTGTTCGTCGAGCCAGCGGAAGTACACCAGCAGCGGCACCAGGTGCTCGTCGCACAGACGGGTGATCGACACCGCCCAGCCACGGCCACGGGCATCGAGGCCGGCGTCGAGGTCGAATTCGTAGTACTGCTGCAGCGTGCGCATGATGATCGCCGTATCGGCGACGGCCTTACCGTCCAGCGTAATGAACGGCAGCTTGCCCTTGGGCCCCTTGCGCGGGTCCATCACATGCTTGATCTGGTACTCCAGCCCGGCGAGGCGCAGGAAGGTCTCCAGCTTCAGGCAGAAGGGGCTGACGTTGGGTACGTTGAAGGCGGGCGGGAACTGGAAAAGTGTGATCATGGCGGCGTCCGGCTCTCAGTCGCCTGTCATTTAAGCCTATCCCGCCGCCACGGGCGAGCCCGAAAGCCCGCGATCAGGCCTTCCCCACCCTTTGTGCGCGGTACGCCGCCAGGCCTTTGGCGGCCTGGGCACGGATCGCACCTTGCACCGGCGGCGCCCAGCCCAGCAGGGCCCCCTTGGCGCCGAGGGCCTGGCGCGACCATTTCCACAGATCGAAGCTGTCCACGTGCTGACAGATCAATCCGTCGCGGAAGTGGAAATGTGCCCGGATGTGATTGATCACTTTCCGACCAGTCTGGGTAAAGGTGTAGGACGCCACCCAGCGTGCCGAACCGCGCTTCTCATCGGCCTCGACGCCCTCGTAGGTCAGCGAGAAATCCTGGGCGCGGGCGGTGAGCATGCGCCACATGTCACCGGCCTCGGCGCCGCGCAGGTCGGTGAAGACCGGGTCGCTGAACTGCACGTCGGCGCTGTAGCAGGCGGCCATGGCCTCGCCGTCACGACGCTGGAAGGCCTGGTAGAAACGTTCGATCAGCTGGGCGTTGGGGTGGGCCATGGTGGGGCTCGTGTCAGGAGAGATGTCGCAGTATCGGCGGTGGATCGACTGGACACGATTGGCAATATCGACAACATTATGATCAATAGCGCCACTTCCATCGACAGAGCAAAGCGAGACGCCATGTTCAGGATAGCCCTGTTCGTCTGCCCGCAAACCCTGTGTTCCAGCCTTGGCCTGGCCATGGACAGTTTCCACCTCGCCAACCGCCTGGCCGGCGAACGACGCTTCGAGGTGCTGCGGGTCAGCGCCGACGGCGGCCCAGTGGCGCTGCCCTTCGGCCGTGTGGAAGTGGAAGGCGGGTTCGACCTCGCCGCGCGCTGCGACCTGCTGCTGATCCCCGCCACCGGCGCCGACATCGACGCGACCTTCGCCGCCAATCAACCGCTGCTGGACTGGTTGCGCCGCGCCCCCGCCAGCGTACAGCTGGGCAGCCTGTGCAGCAGCGCCTTCCTGCTGGCCGAAGCCGGCGTGCTGGACGAGCGCCGCGCCACCACGCACTGGGCGCTGGAGGCGGCGTTCCGCGAACGTTATCCCCAGGTGCGGCTGGACATCGACGCCCTGTGCACCGACGACCACGGCCGGCTCTGCTCCGGCGGCGCGCAAGCCGGGCTGGACCTGTGCCTGTACCTGATCGAGCGCCATGCCGGCGCGGCACTCGCGCGTCGCGCGGCGGCGACCCTGGTGTTCGAGCACGGACGCGGCCGCCAGCGGCGCTTCACCCCGCTGCTGCCCGACCCGCTGCCCGCCGGCTCGCCACTGGAGCCACTGCTGGCCTGGCTGGAAGACAACTACGCGCAGCCCTTCGACCTCGCCAGCCTGGCGCAGCGCGTGCACTGCTCCACACGCACGCTGTTGCGGCGCTTCCGCGAGCAGGTCGGGATGTCGCCGAACGATTACGTGCAACGCCTGCGCATCGCCTCGGCGCAGGAGGCACTGGGTGATCCGGGGCGTTCGCTGGAGCGCATCGCCAGCGATGTCGGCTATGCAGACCGGGCAAGCTTCGCGCGCTTGTTCAAGCAGGTGTGCGGGGAGACGCCGGGGGCTTTCCGGCAGCGGCTGATGGGGCGGCAGGCGTAAGACGTCTGAGAGGTGCAGGAACGTAGGAAGGGTGGAGCTTGCGATACCCATGCTGCTGGATGCATGGGTATCGATGGGTATCGCTTCGCTCCACACCATCCTACGTGGAAGCAAACCGCGATTCCGGCTCGGTCAGTTGAACCACTCCATGGCCGTGCGCCACACACAGACGCCGACGAAGTAAGCTGAAGCCACGAACCAAAGGCCGAGCAACCAGGGCTGGTCCACCGGGTGCTGGAGGATCAGCAACGCGCTGCTGAGCATCCAGACAAAGGTCACGGCGATGTTCAGCGGCATGAACTGGCGTACGCGGAAGGGGTGCAGGAACTTCATGCGGGTCAGGGTCAGCGCGGCCAGCACCAGCACGGTGACGAAGCTCACCCAGGGGTTCAGGTCGAGCACGAAGAAGTACACCGCCACCACGTTCCAGGCGGCCGGGAAGCCGACGAAGTAGTTGTCCTTGCTCTTCATGTTGACGTTGCAGAAGCAGAACAGCGAGGACACCAGGATCACCCCCACCGCCAGCAGCTCGGTGTGCACCGGCAGCGGCACGTAGCGGTAGATGAAGATCGCGGGGATGAAGACGTAGGTGAGGTAGTCGATCACCAGGTCCAGGGTGGAGCCATCGAAGTGCGGCAGCACCGCCTTGACGTCGAACTTGCGCGCCAGGGTGCCGTCCAGGCCGTCCACCAGCAAGGCCGCACCCAGCCACAGCAGGCAGGCCTGCGGCTTGTTGTCGACCAGCGCGAGAAGCGCGAGCAGCGCGAGGATGACACCGCTGGAGGTCACCGCGTGGGCGCCCCAGGCCTTGGCTTTGCTGAGGTTCAATGGCGATAGGATCAGGTTCACGTCGGCTCTCTTCCTTTGGACGGCGGATGCAGGGGAGCTACCTGAAACGGTAGCCCATCCCTGGCAAACCACTGCACATGGGAACACCGATGGGGCGGCCGAGTTCAGCCGGTTTTCCCGATGCGCACCTTGTTGCGGTGGAATCGGCAGCATACGCCGTTGCGGCGCTGGCTTGCCATCGGGGGAGACGAGCGTTGCAAGCGATCACCTGCCCCTCTCCCCAAGGAGAGGGGCAGGTTCGGATATCAGTGCAGGATCTGGCTGAGGAACAGCTTGGTGCGGTCCGACTGCGGGTTGTCGAAGAACTGGTCCGGCGGCGCCTGCTCGACGATCTCGCCCTTGTCCATGAAGATCACCCGGTTCGCCACGGTGCGCGCAAAGCCCATCTCGTGGGTCACGCAGAGCATGGTCATGCCGCTCTGCGCCAGGCCGATCATGGTGTCGAGCACTTCCTTGACCATTTCCGGATCGAGCGCCGAGGTGGGTTCGTCGAACAGCATGATCTTCGGCTTCATGCACAACGCACGGGCGATCGCCACCCGCTGCTGCTGGCCGCCGGAGAGCTGGCCGGGGAACTTGTTGGCCTGCTCCGGGATGCGCACGCGCTCCAGGTAATGCATGGCGACTTCCTCGGCCTGGCGCTTGGGCATCTTGCGCACCCACATGGGCGCCAGGATGCAGTTCTGCAGCACGGTCAGGTGGGGGAACAGGTTGAAGTGCTGGAACACCATGCCGACTTCGCTGCGGATCGCCTCGATCTGCTTGAGGTCGTTGGTCAGCTCGGTGCCATCGACCACGATGCTGCCCTGTTGGTGTTCCTCCAGGCGGTTGATGCAGCGGATGGTGGTGGACTTGCCCGAGCCGGAGGGCCCGCAGAGCACGATGCGCTCGCCCTGCTTGACCTCCAGGTTGATGTCCTTGAGCACGTGGAACTGGCCGTACCACTTGTTCACACCCTTCATGGTGATCATCACGTGATCGCCGATGGCCGGCTGTGCGGTCTTGTTGGTGGCTTCAGACATGATGAATCGCTCCTAACGCTTGTGGCCCGTGTCCAGCTTGTGCTCCAGGTGCATGGAGTAGCGGGACATGCCGAAACAGAAAATCCAGTAGACGACCGCGGCGAACACATAGCCTTCGGTGGCCATGCCCAGCCAGGCCGGGTCCGCGGTGGCGCGCTTGATGCTGTTGAGGAAGTCGAACAGGCCGATGATGATCACAAGGCTGGTGTCCTTGAACAGCGCGATGAAGGTGTTGACGATGCCGGGGATCACCAGCTTGAGCGCCTGCGGCAGGATCACCAGGCCCATGGTCCGCCAGTAGCCCAGGCCCATGGCGGCCGCGGCTTCGTACTGACCTTTCGGAATGGCCTGCATGCCGCCGCGCACCACCTCGGCGATGTACGCGGCCTCGAACAGCACCACCATCACCATCGCGCGCAGCAGCTTGTCCAGGTTCATCCCCTCGGGCAGGAACAGCGGCAGCATCACCGAGGACATGAACAGCACGGTGATCAGCGGCACGCCGCGCCAGAACTCGATGGTGGTGACACAGATGACCTTGATCGCCGGCATCTTCGAACGCCGCCCGAGCGCCAGCAGGATGCCCAGCGGCATCGCCCCGCAGATGCCGACCGCAGCGATCACCACGGTGAGCATCAGCCCGCCCCAGGCGCTGGTCGGCACGCTTTCCAGGCCGAGGAAGCCGCCGTGCAGCAGCCAGTAGGCCACGATCGGCAGCGCCACGAGGAAGCCCAGTCCGTACTTCACCTTGTACGCAAAGCGCTTGAGGAACAGCGGCGCCGCGCCGAACACCACGAACAGCACGGTGAGGTCCACGCGCCAGCGCAGTTCCTCGGGGTAGAAGCCGTACATGAACTGGCCGAAGCGCGAACCGATGAACACCCAGCAGGCGCCTTCGCGGGAGCAGTCGGCGCGCGTGGCGCCGGTCCAGTCGGCCTTGATGATCGCCCACTCCAGCAGCGGCGGCAGGATCAGCCAGACCAGGTAGAGGCCGACCAGCGTCAGCAGGGTGTTGAACCAGCTGGAAAACAGGTTGCCGCGCAGCCAGGCGAGCACGCCGACGCTGCGCGCGGGGGGCGGCAGGTCGGGCTTGAAGGTATGAGTTGTCATGGATATCCCCTTACCGCTCGACCAGCGCGATGTGCTTGTTGTACCAGTTCATCAGCAGCGAAATGCTGATACTGATGGCCAGGTACACGCTCATGGTGATGGCCATGGTCTCGATAGCCTGGCCGGTCTGGTTGAGCACCGTGCCGGCGAACAGCGAGACCATGTCCGGGTAGCCGATGGCAGCGGCCAGCGAGGAGTTCTTCGCCAGGTTCAGGTACTGGCTGGTCAGCGGCGGAATGATCACCCGCAGCGCCTGCGGGATGACTACCAGGCGCAGCGTCTGCCCCGGGCGCAGGCCCAGGGAGCCGGCGGCCTCGGTCTGGCCGTGGCTCACCGCCTGGATGCCGGCGCGCACCGTCTCGCCGATGAAGGCGGCGGTGTAGACCGACAGCGCGAGCACGATGGACACCAGCTCAGGGATCACCACCCAGCCGCCACGGAAGTTGAAGCCCTGCAGCACCGGCATGTCCCAGTGGAACGGCGCGCCGGCCACCAGCGACACCAGTCCCGGCAGCACGACCAGCAACGCCAGGCCACTGAGGAACACCGGGAAGGCCTTGCCAGTGGCATGGCGACGGGCCTTGGCCCACTTCCAGATCACCGCCCAGCCGACGATGGCCAGGATCACCGCGACGATGAACGGGCCGAGGCCGTCGGCGGCGATCGGCGCGGGCATCTGCAGGCCGCGGTTGTTGATGAAGAACAGGTCGCCGAAGCTGATGCTCTGCCGCGGGTTCGGCAGCGGGCCGAGCACGGCGAAGTACCAGAAGAAGATCTGCAGCAGCGGCGGGATGTTGCGGAAGGTCTCGATGTACAGGGTCGCCAGCTTGCGGATCAGCCAGTTGGGCGACAACCGCGCCACGCCGAGGATGAAGCCAAGGATGGTGGCGAAGACGATGCCGATCACCGTGACCAGCAGCGTGTTCAGCAGGCCGACCATGAACACCCGTCCGTAGGTGTCGCTTTCGCTGTAGTCGATCAGGTGCTGGGAGATGCCGAAGCCGGCGCTGTGGTCGAGGAAGCCGAAACCAGACTGGATGCCGCGGTGGGCGAGGTTGGTCTGGGTGTTGTCGAAGAGGAACCAGCCGACCGCCACGACGAAGATGACGGCGATGACCTGGAATGCCCAGCCGCGCACGACGGGATCGTTGAGCGATACCCCCCGCGGACGCTGGGCCTTGACGGAATTCTGCATGTAAGCCCTCTCGGAAGCGCGCCGGGCGACCACGGGCCAAGCCCGTGACCACCCGGAGGCTTCACGTCGTTCGAAACAGTCCGGCGCCCACACTCCGGGCGCCGGAGCGGGTCAGGTCAGCGCACCGGCGGTGCGTACTGCAGACCACCCTTGTTCCACTGGGCGTTGAGGCCACGCTTGATCTTCAGGTCGCTGCCGTCACCGACGTTGCGGTCGAAGATCTCGCCGTAGTTACCCACTTGCTTGACGATCTGTACCGCCCAGTCCTTGGGCAGCTTGAGGTCCTTGCCGTAATCACCCTCGGCGCCGAGCAGGCGCGCGACGTCCGGGTTCTTGGTGCTCTTGGCCTGTTCCTCGACGTTCTTCGAGTTGATACCCAGTTCCTCGGCGTTGAGCATCGCGAAGAGCGTCCAGCGGGCGATGTCGAACCACTCCTCGTCACCCTGGCGCACGGCCGGGCCGAGGGGCTCCTTGGAGATCACTTCGGGCAGCACCACGTAGTCATCCGGCGCCGCCAGTTTGATGCGCTGGGCATAGAGCTGCGACTGGTCGGAGGTCAGCACGTCGCAACGGCCGGACTCCAGCGACTTGGCGCTCTCGTCGGAGGTGTCGTAGGTGATGGGGGTGTACTTGAGGTTGTTGGAGCGGAAATAGTCGGACAGGTTGAGCTCGGTGGTGGTGCCGGCCTGGATGCACACGGTGGCGCCGTCGAGTTCCTTGGCGCTGGAGACGCCGAGCTTCTTGTTCACCAGGAAGCCCTGGCCGTCGTAGTAGGTCACGCCGACGAAGTTCAGGCCCATCGCGCTGTCGCGGGAGCTGGTCCAGGTGGTGTTGCGCGAGAGGATGTCGATCTCGCCGGACTGCAGCGCGGTGAAGCGCTCCTTGGCCGTCAGCGGGCTGTACTTGACCTTGGTCGAGTCGCCGAACACGGCCGCCGCCACGGCGCGGCAGACATCCACGTCGATGCCCTTGTACTGGCCCTTGGCGTCGGCATACGAGAAGCCGGGAAGACCGTCACTGATACCGCACTGCACGTAGCCTTTCTTCTTCACTGCATCCAGGGTGGCGCCGGCATGCGCGAGGCCGCTGATGCCGAACACGGCGGCGGTGGTCAGCACTGCCAGGGTGGATTTCACCATCTTCATCGATCTTCTCCGTTGCTTTTTTAGTGTTTTGGAGTCCCGGTTCCACCGCCGTACCCTCGTGAGGCACCAGCAAGACAACAAACGGGATGGAGACCTGAAAGTGAGTCTAGACGGCTTGCGAAATTTCCTTCGGCAAGCCACGAACACACCTTCGAGCGCGCAGGTCTTGCACGCTGGAACGGGTCATCAAGGGATCATTGCGTGAAGGCGAAGGCCCGCCGCGCCGGCTGTTGACCGCAGCCGGCGCGGCGGGCCCTGAAGCAGCCCAAGGTTGTCGCGGCGCCACTTCCGGTACAGCTTTCCGGATGGGGTCGGTAGAGTGTTACCGGAAGTGGGGCCGCACAGCCTGCCAGTAGCGATAGCAAGGGGCGTACCAGCCTAGGAACGTTCGTGCAAATTCGTGCAGTCAAGTCCCACAAGTTATGGCCATGCGACATCTTCTTGCATCGCCCCTCCTCCCTTTTTCCCACGCAGCGCCCCTTCCTAGAGCGCCTGCCCCATCCTGGAGCCACCATGACCCAGCCCCTGATCCTCGAACCCGGCCAGAGCGCCGACTCCTGCGTCATTTGGTTGCACGGCCTGGGCGCCGACCGTTACGACTTCGAGCCGGTAGCACAGATGCTGCAGCGCAGCTTCACCTCGACACGCTTCATCCTGCCCCAGGCGCCGACCCGCCCGGTCACCGTGTTCAACGGCATGCCCGCGCCCAGCTGGTACGACATCCTCGCCATGGCCCCGGCCCGCGCCATCGACGACGCGCAGCTGGAAGCCTCGGCGGACAGCGTGATCGCATTGATCCAGGGGCAGATCGACCAGGGCATCGCGCCCGGACGCATCATCCTCGCCGGCTTCTCCCAGGGCGGCGCGGTGGTGCTGCATACCGGCTACCTGCGCTGGGACGGCGTACTGGGCGGGGTCATGGCCCTCTCCACCTATGGCCCGACATTCAGTGACGACATAAAGCTGCCCGCTACAAAAAGACAACTGTCCGCCCTCTGCCTGCATGGCACTTTCGATGACGTGGTGACGCCGGCCATGGGCCGCGCCGCCTACGACTTCCTGCAGGCCAACGAGGTGCCCGCCCAGTGGCGCACCTACCCGATGAGCCACGAAGTGAGCAATGAGGAACTTGGCGATATCGGCGCCTGGCTGCGGGAGCGCCTGTGATCCCCTGACCCTGCGGAGAACAAGAAGAAGCATGAACGCCCCGATCAGCAGCCTGCGTGACGTCGAAGCCCTGGAACAGGTCCCCCTGCAAGACCGCGACCTGCCGCCCAACACCTATGAACTGCTACGCCGTTCGGCGCAGCAGTACGGCCCGTCCACCGCCCTGAGCTTCCTGCTGCAGGGTTCGGCGGCGGAGGAACCGGTCAAGGTCAGCTACGAGCAGCTGTTCGCCCGCGTCACCCAGGCGGCGAATGCCTTCCACCGCCTTGGCGTGCGGCCGGGCACCGCGGTGTCGTTCCTGCTTCCCAACCTGCCGCAGACCCACTACGTGATCTGGGGCGGCGAAGCGGCGGGGATCGTCAACGCGATCAAACCGTTGCTCGATCCCGAGCACATCGCCGAACTGGTGCGCGCCGCCGATTCGCGCGTGCTGGTGACCCTGGCGCCCTTCCCGGGCACCGATCTCTGGAACAAGGTCGCCGGCCTGCGCGAGCACCTGCCGGAATTGAACGCCATCGTCACCGTCGACATCGCCAACCTGCTGCCCGAGCCACAGCGCTCGGCGATCAAGGCCGCTCGCGACGCGCTGCCCGAAGGCGTGCTGGACTTCGACGAACTGCTCGCCCAGTGCCCGGCGGACCACCTGGAAAGCGGCCGGGTGATCGGCCCGGACGAAGTCGCTTCCTACTTCCACACCGGCGGCACCACCGGCACGCCCAAGCTTGCGCCGCACAGCCATTTCAACGAAGTGGCGATGGCCGAGATCATGGGCCTGAACTCCGACTACGACGGCAACGACGTGCTGCTCTGCGGCCTGCCGCTGTTCCACGTCAACGGCGTGATGGTCACCGGCCTTGCGCCCTTCATGCGCGGCGGCGAGGTACTGCTCGCCGGTACCCAGGGCTATCGCAACCCGACGCTGATCCAGGACTTCTGGAAACTGGTGGAGCGCTACAAGGTCACCAGCTTCAGCGGCGTGCCGACCATCTACGCCGCCCTGCTGCAGGTGCCCAGCGAGGGTCGCGACCTCTCCAGCCTGCGCTTCGCCCTGTGCGGCGCGGCGCCCATGCCGGTAGAGCTGATCCGCCAGTTCGAGGCGAAGACCGGCCTGAAGGTCATCGAAGGCTACGGCATGACCGAAGGCACCTGCGGCACCAGCTGCAACCCGCGCGGCGGCGAGCGTCGCCCCGGCTCCATCGGCCTGCGCCTGCCCTACTGCGAGCTGAAATCGGTGGTCCTCGACGGCGACGGCCAGTACCTGCGCGACGCGGCGGTGGACGAGATCGGCAACATCTGTCTGCGCGGCCCCACCGTCTTCAAGGGCTACCTGCAGGCCAGCAAGAACAAGGACATCTGGGTCGACGGCGACTGGTTCAACACCGGCGACCTGGGCCGCATCGACGCCGACGGCTACATCTGGCTCACCGGCCGCAGCAAGGACCTGATCATCCGGGGCGGGCACAACATCGACCCGCAGATGATCGAGGAAGCCCTGCACCGCCACCCCGCCGTGGCCATGGCCGCCGCCGTGGGCAAGCCGTGCCTGAAGGCCGGCGAGCTGCCGGTGGTGTACATCCAGCTCAAGCCGGGCATGCAGGCGAGCGAAGCGGAACTGCTGGAGCACGCCGCGCAGCACGTGCCCGAGCGCGCCGCGGTGCCCAAGGACGTCTGGCTGCTGGACGCCATCCCGGTCACCGCGGTGGGCAAGACCTTCAAGCCGGCACTGCGCCTGGATGCCATTCGTCGCGTGCTCGAGGACGAGACCCGGCACCTGTCCCCGGCACCGCGAATCGAGGTGATTGCCGATGACCGCTTTGGTCAGAAAGCGCGTCTTTTCGTTGGCGACCTCGACCTAGACTCACGCGCCGCCCTGGCCGACCGTCTGGGCGGTTACGCGGTGCACGTGGAGCTGCTGGAACACTGATGAAACACCCGGCCGACCGCCGGTCGGCCGGGTCTGGATGCGAATTGCCAGTAGTCAAATCTGACTAATACTGATGGCTCAATGTGCGAAGAGGACTACAGGGAGAGTCAGTCGTGCACATCATCAGCCGCTACCCGACGTCCGCCGCGCCATGAAAGCCGCGCAGTGGAAAGAGGACATCCGCCAACTCCAGCACTTGCGCCTGTTCCAGAACGTGGCCGCGGCCAACCTGCAGCAGCTGCTCAAGGATTTCCGCGCCTGCGAACTGGAGCGCGGCGAAATCCTGCTGTCGCCCTTCAACCGCAATCACTTCCTTTATA
This region includes:
- a CDS encoding alpha/beta hydrolase, whose amino-acid sequence is MTQPLILEPGQSADSCVIWLHGLGADRYDFEPVAQMLQRSFTSTRFILPQAPTRPVTVFNGMPAPSWYDILAMAPARAIDDAQLEASADSVIALIQGQIDQGIAPGRIILAGFSQGGAVVLHTGYLRWDGVLGGVMALSTYGPTFSDDIKLPATKRQLSALCLHGTFDDVVTPAMGRAAYDFLQANEVPAQWRTYPMSHEVSNEELGDIGAWLRERL
- a CDS encoding acyl-CoA synthetase: MNAPISSLRDVEALEQVPLQDRDLPPNTYELLRRSAQQYGPSTALSFLLQGSAAEEPVKVSYEQLFARVTQAANAFHRLGVRPGTAVSFLLPNLPQTHYVIWGGEAAGIVNAIKPLLDPEHIAELVRAADSRVLVTLAPFPGTDLWNKVAGLREHLPELNAIVTVDIANLLPEPQRSAIKAARDALPEGVLDFDELLAQCPADHLESGRVIGPDEVASYFHTGGTTGTPKLAPHSHFNEVAMAEIMGLNSDYDGNDVLLCGLPLFHVNGVMVTGLAPFMRGGEVLLAGTQGYRNPTLIQDFWKLVERYKVTSFSGVPTIYAALLQVPSEGRDLSSLRFALCGAAPMPVELIRQFEAKTGLKVIEGYGMTEGTCGTSCNPRGGERRPGSIGLRLPYCELKSVVLDGDGQYLRDAAVDEIGNICLRGPTVFKGYLQASKNKDIWVDGDWFNTGDLGRIDADGYIWLTGRSKDLIIRGGHNIDPQMIEEALHRHPAVAMAAAVGKPCLKAGELPVVYIQLKPGMQASEAELLEHAAQHVPERAAVPKDVWLLDAIPVTAVGKTFKPALRLDAIRRVLEDETRHLSPAPRIEVIADDRFGQKARLFVGDLDLDSRAALADRLGGYAVHVELLEH